TTAGAAAATTTCTTATTTCCCTCAGTACAAAATCTAGTTGTCTTGATCAAATTCAAGTTTGTAGTACCTCcctacaatgatgagggataactAACTGGTGTAGACTGATGACTCAACTGCCTGCTgaactgtgctttctgttccctcttccctccctccagaagccagagcaggatgagtggggcaatggtctggaggcaatgcagagagctctgcagatggagaaggatgtgaaccagagtctgctggatctgcacaaactggccTCTGGCCACATGGACCCTCATGTGAGTGTGGTGTATTTAAATCTGGGTTTTGAATTAAAAACAGGGATCAGACACTTGGTCCTTTTTGTGAGCCACAAGATCTCATTTGACACTGGAGGATTTTCTTGGGTTATACCAAGATCCTCCTGTTTGTAAAACTGAGCACTTTCTCGTGTGTATTTGGCAATCTCCATGACATCACTTCACTGTTCGGTCTCCCAAGCTGTATTTTGTCGGATTTAACCAGTTCCCCTCTTTgtcttccagctgtgtgacttcctggagaggcactacttggatgagcaagtgaggatgatcaagaagctgggagatcacatcaccaacctgaagagactgggagcccctgacaatggcatgggagagtacctgtttgacaggctctcacTCAGTTGAATGAGGTCAATAATGTGTATATTGTACATGGTGACATAATGCTAGTAACTTGgttgtgctctgagcaaattaaaatagtgttcaccatggaactgagtacttggcataatttcacagctgactctggctcttggtattgctgtttgacacctgatcattaattccttttctgttctgattaacctttgattcaatgcctgccccagtGGTCTGCTCCTTTTCTCTTGTCTGTCGGAATTAGGTGGGCAATCCTTGCAGTGGAAATTCCACAAGTGTTCAATTTGGGTTTTTGGCTAGTAAGCAGTGTTGTATTGACTCTTTTATTCCATACCAGCTTCTAGTCAatatcttcagtgaaaccagccccCTGTCTCAATGTTAGACACTGCCCTTGGCAATGTTTAGGTCTCTTTTGTAAACAAGCAGGGGCAGGAAATAGTAGGTTTGGggagcctctgtggagagaaaactgttCTCAGTCCCAGGTTCCAAGATACGTTATCATCTTGTGACAGACGTGGCCAGACCGGTGAGGCTTTCCAACAATTTTGTTGTCACACTTCAAATCTAATGATTTGAGCGTACATTGACTTTTTTGAAcaggaatatatatatatatagtagaCCATCCAGCATTTCAGATGCTCAGATCTTTAGCATTTAGATAAGCCATTGTGTCCAGAGCAGGgaaattgttttctctcttttgctgcagtggtggaaggagtgagggcagtggCTGTTTGTAGGAGAATGGCAAAGTTTGTTTTCTTGTGTATCAGTCTCTCTGCTTCTAGACAATGATCCTGATTAGGTAATGAAGCAGTCGCCACCTTCGAGCCCCTGTGGTAGAACTTCTATCACTTCTCTGCGGTCTAGAGACGTCAAATGCTCAGAACCCCTGGTGAAAATCAAGCTCGAACCCAACGGCCACTTGCAGAAAGCAGCAGTTCCTATTCTTAGCAAGGAAATAAGCTCTCCTGCTGTCGACTGACCGGCCGCGCGGCTTCTGACACGGAAGATAAGCTCTCCTGCTGTCGACTGACCGGCCGCGCGGCTTCTGACACGGAAGTTAATGCTCCTTATCAGCTTTGTAATTCTAGAACTCCAGAGAGTTGTTGCACAGAATTAGGACATCAGTCCACCACTCCAGAAATG
This is a stretch of genomic DNA from Stegostoma tigrinum isolate sSteTig4 chromosome 38, sSteTig4.hap1, whole genome shotgun sequence. It encodes these proteins:
- the LOC132206393 gene encoding ferritin, middle subunit-like translates to MVSQVCQNYHKDCEDAVNKQINLELYSSYTYHSMFSYFDRDDVALHHFAEFFKEQSHEEREHTEKLMAFQNKRGGRIVLQDIKKPEQDEWGNGLEAMQRALQMEKDVNQSLLDLHKLASGHMDPHLCDFLERHYLDEQVRMIKKLGDHITNLKRLGAPDNGMGEYLFDRLSLS